Genomic segment of Ranitomeya imitator isolate aRanImi1 chromosome 6, aRanImi1.pri, whole genome shotgun sequence:
ggcctcagttgtccggatcaaagatggtcactaggggtccgcccatggacctggaggccaaaccaccgaagattgtagggggaccagctagaaacccggcctaccacagttcccctggggcgcgatgccacacctgccgtcagctgggccacctgcaaagacaatgtcccaaccggactcagcatacccagtggccaaaggtgggaacagctaccttacgccgggccgctgtacactgctaccaaggcgaagctgacccggcattgggggctacaactaaccaaggggtggaagacatggaggaagtgctgcatgaagtagaccccgtgcaggcagcccgggcagataatcgacaacagcatcgacaggtcgtgtgggttaatgggaaacgcatgcagggactaagagattccggagcaactttgacccttgtgaagcctcatctcgtctgggaccaagagaagatggaccggacagtggcagtccgtgtagcagggggagccatacatcgactgcccactgccaggattcacctgaactggggagttggggatggccttgttgaggtcggcttgatggaggatttgcctgcagacgttttgctgggaaatgatttggggcccatgttgtctgccttctcggttgcccctctggctgagacatatcctgtgaccatctggagacaagctcgagctgcggaggcagaatcacactcagaggaggcccaggtaagacatcccagccctacacgtattcccatagccagacacatttcttgggccaccccagatgaatttaagagggagttacttgaggatccttcattggagggatatcgtgggaaggcacaggaggggagaggggtactggaaggggaacagtttatatggaagcagggactcctctaccggatcacagagcagcaccacacagggacgagccccactataaaacgacagctggtagttcccaagaagtataggcaggagttactgcgaatctctcatgacatacgcttggccgggcacttcggcgtcagttgcaccaggcatcgtctggcacaaaacttcttttggccgggggtaacctatgatgttcgtcaatactgccagacctgtgacagttgccagcgcattggcaagaggggagatcgatgcaaggccaaattacgccccctccccattgtggaggaaccatttagccaagtagcggtcgatctgatagggccgttagccaaacccagtccatcagggaaaaggtatatattgacagtggtagattatgccacacggtatccagaggcggttgcgttacctaacatactggcagagacagtggcggctgccctgctccaggttttctcttgggttggatttccccgggagattatctcagaccagggtacccagtttacagcagaggtgaccaaccaactgtggaagctgtgtggcgtaaagtccattagaagtgccccataccacccgcaaaccaatgggttgtgtgaacgctttaacgggacgttaaaacaactcattgggacttttaccaggacctacagggactgggagaaattcttgcctcacctcctgtttgcctatcgagaggtgccccaagaatccaaggggttctccccattcgaactggtatacaggagacgggtaaggggacccctagacttagtgctagaacactgggaaggggctgggcatcatagaaggggtacctattgtaccctatgtgctggaattccgggacaacctacaggagctgacccaggctgtacgtgggaacatgcaggtggcccagtggcgccagcgcgtatggtacgatcggagggccagagagcgcaccttggaaatagggcagaaggtcctggtgttagagcccactaggcagaacaagttccaagctgcatggcaggggccctaccaggtagtggggaaaatagccgacaccacctataatgtcgctgattgtgacgaccccagggttatccgcatgttccacgtgaatatgctgaagccctatcgggagcgccctgaagaggtagtggccatctgtgcacctgaagcagaggatttagccgggcttcccttgcctgatgtcttaggggagaggactcagtctaaaacattggaccaggtacactggggtgaagacttaggtccccgggagagacagcaggcggaggagttgttgaggcagcgacagaggatgttttcagggaaacccgggtacactcacctggcacaacacaaggttgagacccaggatcagacccccctgcgacaaccccccttccacgtccctgagtctgtacgagaagggatgtgacaagagatacaagagatgttgcgtttaggggtcattgaagagtcatatagtccctgggcatcccccgtagtgttagtgcccaagaaggatgggagtacacggttttgtgtagactatcgtaagctcaatgagaaaacagtgacggatgcgtatcccatgccgcgtgtggatgacttgttagaccggctggcaggggcaaagtatttgaccaccataaaTCTATGCAAAGGcttctggcagattccccttagtcctgatgctattcccaagtcagcatttgtcaccccgtttggcttattccagtttcgagttatgccattcgggatgaagactgccccggcgactttCCAgaagctggctgaccggcttctggatggtctccaggactatgcgtgtggtacacggggtggtactgaaagaggtaccccagcttggtagacccctttACACCGAggatcttcagcgtgctcgaaaaatatgtttgagtcttcgcggctgttcgacagccgcaacacatgcaaggattggttAGCAAACAAGAATTCCCTGAATGTGTTGCGCctctcgaacagccacgagacaagcAGCCGCGTGGACACAAacctattttttgagcacgccgaagacactaggatagcatccgagcatgctcagataacaccttatcctagaatattcgctcatcactagtaaagagtTAAAAAGAAATCCAAATTGATCAAGGACTTCACTCGCTGTTTTTCGCTGCGTTGATGCAATTAAATGATTGACAAATAGAAGTCGATTCGAGGATACAAAGAAGACAAAACTTATTGAGATGCATGAGCAATTAGAGGCAGGGAATAGGCGAGGTCGGCTGTATTTATCAGAGCAAAATTTAATTATAAGGATTTATGAGATTGAAACATTTCATGTTTATTTTCCTTCGCCCTCCTTGATATAATCATTTTCATTATTTATGCATAATACATATTACTTACCCAGCGTGGAGGAATTATTCTGGGGGAATGTAAGATTTACGACGGGAGGCTTCTGTGTCAAATCCCACAAGTCAGATAAATTTCTtcctaataaaaataaataaataaatgtgataaataatctaaaaaaaaaaaaaaaaataaaaaaaattcctggtTCTCATTTCTTGTTTCTCTAATGACATTTCATTTACCTGTTCTGCCTGTCATCACACAGAAATATATGCAGTCTGATTCATTGCTCTGGCTTACTGAAAGAAAAAGACATTCCTTAGTAATCAGGAGAAACGACCTTGTTGCTACTTTCGCGGAGGTCATATTTCCAGATTCAATCGCATTTCcttaaaaaaatgtgaaataagTTGCACGGAGGGAAAAGTTTTACTGCAAAATACATAACTACGATCAAGCTAATTTAAAGGGCTACGTGCAGCGTGTTATAAAGTAGATTGATATTCATCATAGATAATCTGATAAGAGCTCAGAACAAGATATAAAAGAGCGACAAACTCTCCCTTCAGACTGTCATAATCCGCTCACTACATAGATTCTAGATTCTACACTCACGGTGAAACGCTAAAGTGCGGCAGCGCAGGTGCCATCAGGTGGTGAGAGAGGTCAGACAAGCCGGGTCAGGAATAGACAGGAAACACAGTACCAGGGGAGATAGCAGTACACGTGGTTAGACACAAGCCATAGAAGTCAGAGACAGACAGGAGCGGAAATGCTAGAGACGTAAGACAGAGAAACCAGTCAGAGGACAAGCCGGGTCAGATACCAAGGTCAAAACATGGGAAGCACACAGCAAGAAGAGCGGGGAAGCAGGAATGGGAAGGCAGGGGTACTGggtaaatgggcagaggacaaGGGTGTAACGGAGTCAGACGCTCGAGCCGGGGCAAGAACTATAGCTGATGCTGCCTGCAGGCAGCCACAGAATAAAATAGATCCCAAAACGAGGCAAAGaaggttaacccccgcatgaccagactGGGGAGATAACAGCGagaaacaaaccccggcctggatcatgacaattaGGCTATGCAACCCAGCAGCTATAGTCGGCAAAATGTGTCTTTTTTCCTGACCTCCTCTCATTCCAAAAAGTTGAATGTGTAGAAAAACAAAGAGTCTGTAAAAGATAAAATTtgtatgaaacccaattgcaaaaattatttttaccacCAAATACATGCAATGAAGAGATTAAAAAAAAGTCACCAAAGCCCTTAAGTTATTTCTTTGGGGCAATGAGAATCCTTTGCTTACAAAGATCCATTTTTTGTACCAGCAAGGAATGGACaatgatgtgtaaaaaaaataattgctgAATATCTGACGGAACCCGGATGTAAAATGGCTCAAAATGTGCAATTTAGAAACTAGATCGAATTCACATCGACAGATGCCTAAGGAAGAAGAGAGATACAATTTTGTAACAGTGGCGACGCTTTTAATAATTTGGTAAACGCCGTGTTCCGAATTCCGTCACCTTACGAGCCCCCGGGGATTTTATATTGTGGCATTCTATAAGGACGAGACTCACCTGATACAATGGACGTGGATTTGAAGAGTTCCTTAAGAGAACTGGAGGAATTTCCAATGATATCTAATAGCAGTAGAGTGTAATCTGGAAATAAAGGCAAACAAAACTGTCTGGAGTTGGAGTAAGAAAAGCCGAAACGATAAAGAACAGTTTTCATCCTTATTGTGATTTTGGATGTATTTGAAATATAAAAAAGTCAAATACATAATAATGCaatataataatttataataatataaAACATTGTATATTCTCAGTTTTCATATTCCATGACCAGAATAAAGACTTTCTAAGCGATTACCAAAACTCTTAAtaaatgttacaattacatttcatttacttactacagggtatttgctcatttgttCTTCTCTATGCCAGGTTTTGCCTGTTAATGACCACAGTGTTAATGTGCACCTACACATAGCACTTATACCAGTATGTGTTCCGGCtcatttttttggttttgctttagtttctTGCACTTTGAACAGACAGGGGCTCCCCTTTTGTGTATGTTGTTTATATAGCTTTCCACAGGCAGGTTTCTGATCAGTCAGATCTCGGCCTTGTTCTGTCCCATTATTTTGATGTCAGCGGACACATAGTGAGGTGAACCACAAGTGTTAGCGTCCGTCCCGATTGGGTGCACCTTGTCGCGGAGAGATGGCTTTTACGCTTGTTTGATCAAAATAGTGCTAACTAACTCCGCCATTTTATGTACATGTATTATTACTATTTACtcacttacagcagggtatttcATCATTTGTTTTTTTCTTAGGTTTAGTCTTTTACCCAAAAAGTCTATAGGGTCAGCCTCTTAAGTTTAGTCCTAAAAATCTTCTGCAGACTGACACGACTTCAGCGTGGAAGTCAAAGACAAGTcggggttaaatgctgctgttctcctgaatccagcaatgtttttcttttgttcttgctcctctccattcctgagatatggcctcctctttccGAAATACAAATATGGTatttttagccaagtgggtgtggtccttAAGAAGGCACCCATAGAAAAGAGTTGATGAACATGCCTACTTGGTTAAAAGACTAGACATAAATCTAGGTCATATTTCAGGAACGGAGAGgagtaggaacaaaagaaaaacatagccggattcaggagaacagcggcatttacaccaagtaAAAAATGAAATACACATATTTATGGCAAATGATAGCTCCTCTTTAAGATCGGTTGAACACCATGGCCATGAATCTTCAAGACCGGCCAGCTGCTTGCCCATCTGGATGAGGGGGCATGGTAGAGACATATACTCCTGATCCATGAAGACATGGACACCTCTAcatgaatccgcaggtgtaaaaccgcaggttaaatccgcacaaaaaacgcaggaaatccgccgtaaatccgcaggtaattcacaggtaaaacgcagtgcgttttacctgcggatttttcaaaaaaggtgcggaaaaatccgcacacaaatccgcaacgtgtgcacatacccttgacgTGCAAATTTTCCAACGCAAACTGTCACAAAAACTTACCAAAACAGCTTTAAGACGTAATTAGAAGCTCACCCGCCAAGTCGTTCGTCCTATTGTTCAGACAGTAACAATATCTCATGGGGAATTTGTGATAGTCCACATATTTCAAATTGGAAACTGAAAAGAAATGAAGATTTAAGGTTTATTATTTCCTGATTAACGTCTAAGCAGGATTTTGATTTGAAATCGAATGATTCGGTGAAACATACTATTGTAAATAAGGATTGAAACCTTATGGAAGGCAAACGAGCTGTGCGAGGTCACACTCAGGAAGGAGAAGAACTTTTTGGTGCCTGCAAAAAGAAATATTGGTTAGAAGGGTAATTTTTGAAAACCTAGAATGAAACTACAGTAGGTAAACCAGGGGAACTGACTGATTGTGTATTACGTGTTTGGTCAACACATTCTTTCAGCAAATTTTGAGAAAAAGAGGATGGGGCACGGTTGATTTTCAACATGTTTGATGATTTTATTCTCAGGGAAGATTACCCACTGACAGATCGATCTTACAGCTCTAATACTATCACCTGAAGATCCCACCAGTAGAGTCCATTAGCTTGGACCTGCATTGATTTCCAAAGCTTTAAAGACCAAAACTCCATTAAGTTCCTCAAAAATTTCCTCCAACGTCATTTCTATGGACCATTGAAGGATGGACCTCCAATGTTGTCTTAGAAATTTCCATTAGCTATAACATCTCATCTTTGCAAAATGGGTCTTCGTCATGAGTTTAAACTGAGGTTTAAAGAGATCTTGCCCAAAAAAGGTCTGCGGGTGGGAAGATTACCCACTGACAGATCGATCTTACAGCTCTAATACTATCACCTGAAGATCCCACCAGTAGAGTCCATTAGCTTGGACCTGCATTGATTTCCAAAGCTTTAAGGACCAAAACCCAATCAAGTTACTCAAAAATTTCCTTCAATGCCATTTCTACGGACCATTGAAGAATAGACCTCCAATGATGTCTTAGAAATTTCCATTAGCTATAATATCTCATCTGTGCAAGATGGGTCTTCGTCATGAGTTTAAACTGAGGTTTAAAGAGATCTTGCCAAAAAAAGGTCTGCGGGTGCTTAAGAGGTACCAACAATGTAGACCTGGGTCCACTAGAAAGGAGGTGTGAAGAAAATAGCCCAACCCTAGACCACCAGAACTGTTCCATTGCCCTAAACTAGTGTTTCTCAATTTTAATAAGCCCAATTCCGAATACTCCAATAAGTTATGTCAAAGTAACTTATTACCATAGGTTACGATTCATGGGCAAACAACAGGTTTTGTTATTTAACAGGTACCAAAGATAGGCATGACATGTCACCTATCCAAATAGGAATATTATAGGTAGCACTGACGATTTTTTGGCTCTCTACAATTTTGCACAATGGTGGCTGGCTGGATTGTTTAGTGACATGGTCACATTTTCTGAGCCGAAGAAGATGTTTTATACCAAGTGGAGGAAAGGATCCAGAAGATAAATAAGCAACATTAGTAAATGCTGAGCAAGAAAGCCCCTAGCCCGGAAAATGTTGCAGGACCAGTTTGTTGCTGGACTGCAGAGAGAAACACTATGTGGGGTCAAGCATTGATGAAAGTTTGAAGGAGATCCTCAAGGAGGCTATTGACTTTATAGATCTGGAAAGACTATACAATCTACTTAGAGCAACACAGACAGACCAGAAAACCACATCTGGATGAACTTAGGTCAATGTGTGTCGGAAACCCTAAAGAGAATGTAGGAGGGGTTAGAGAACCTGCAAATCCGGCAGCCATAATTATTAGATGGACATTATTGGAACTGACCTGAGTCTGGTCACCCAGCTAAAAAATATCCCATGAAGGTGGGGAGGTGGAAATGTCTCGTCAATACATTAGGCCATTGAAAGTCAGGCCTAAGAGGGGACAACTAAAGAGGGCTGTGCACATACAGTGCCAAAATTGAAGATATCCAGCATCCAGAGCCAGGGTGTGTAAAAAGAAGGCATGCCACTAAGTAACAGGGGTGATATCTGAAGTGATGAATGCAGAACATAAAGAGTTAACACACTGAGCTGCTGTGTGAGATGCTGAGTGACTGGGAGTGACTTAGCATCAGCTGCCCAAGTGCTATCTTTTTACAGTGTGTTCTGTGAGCTAGGAAGAGAAAGCAGGCAGAAACATGTCAGATAGTAAGCTATCAAGTAAAGGGATGATTAACACTTGTTGTGTCACTCTAGGAAGCTCTATCCGGCACTGCGGTGGTTGTAGATTGGCCCAGGAGGAAGATATTAGCCTGTCTGATTCAGAGAGCCACCATTACAGAGGGAAGGCAAGTATTTCCGCCACAAATAAGAGCAAAGAAGCGTATTCCACTGAGTAAAAAGTGTATGCGCCGACAATCAAAATTAGTAGGTAGTTGTCATAAAATTTTATATTGGATATAACAAGTTATGTACATATTGTAAGACAAgagctactgcaggttactatTGGCAAGAgtgaaaatcataaaaaagccatgaCCAGCAACATAATTGTATGCTACTCTGCATTGTAAAGGAGGCACTGAGATTTTGTTAGTATGAAGGAAGTGCTGCTGAAGTGTTTGCTAGCAAATTGATGCAAGAACAAGCAAAGTGTTGACAGTGCTAGCCTGTTACTATGAGCCAACTTTCTACCGCTCTTCAAATGTGTGTTCTAGTGAGTTAAATTCACTTGAAGTGTTTTTCACTATTTCTGACTGGGGAAACTACTTAGTCCACTGGGGGTCAGTGAGTTCACACTATTTAAATGAGCTTCCACACACAGTCCATGGGACCCCTTACAAACATTCATAATCATGGAAGAAACGCGCGTTGCTCCCAAGCTTcgtcattttttattttgtttattatgttGTCAATCAATAACATTTCTTCTGAGTAATTTGACTTTTTCATAACCATTTGACTAATTAAATATATTACTCAGGATTGTGCAttttacatttatatttttttctagaAGCACATTTTAGTTATTTGTATGTTTCTATGTACAGTTTGATTTTGAAGTTTCATTAAAACTGATAATTTAACTGAAAAaccatttaattttattttttattatacttCTGGTAAGAAGTCTGTATGACTACAGCCAGCACAAAGCGTAAGTTCAATCTGATCTAAGAAACTGGTGTTAAACGTGTTTGTTTAATATCTTAGCCAATAACGCACTGAACGGGATCCTGTACTGTATGTATTAATATGGAAGCAAGGGAAAATTACCGTGCACACCTATATCTGAGCAATGAAAATAATTTCACCGCTTACCTTTAAGGGCCATGCTGAGCATTCCATTCACTAAATCAGTAAAATTAAACTGTGAAAGATCAACAGAGGCAGCAGGGATTTCTGGGGAACATAAAGTAATGAATAATGTAAAGCAATTGTCCAGCTTTAAACACCATTCTATAGGTTAGCTATGAAGACGTTATATGTATAAATTGTATTATATACATTACCTTTAACCGATCCTGATTTATtttaagagctgcactcactattctgctgatgcagtcactgtgtacatacattatattactgagcctgagttacatcctgtattataccccagagctgcactcactattctgctggtgcagtcactgtgtacatacattacattactgatcctgagttacatcctgtattataccccagagctgcactcactattctgctggtgcaatcactgtgtacatacattactgatcctgagttacatcctgtattatactccagagctgcactcactattctgctggtgcggtcactgtgtacatacattactgatcctgagttacaccctgtattatactccagagctgcactcactattctgctggtgcagtcactgtgtacatacattacattactgatcctgagttacatcctgtattataccccagagctgcactcactattctgctggtgcagtcactgtgtacatacattacattactgatcctgagttacatcctgtattatactccagagctgcactcactattctgctgatgcagtcactgtgtacatacattacattaatgagcctgagttacatcctgtattatactccagagctgcactcactattctgctgatgcagtcactgtgtacagacattacattactgatcctgagttacatcctgtattataccccagagctgcgctcactattctgctggtgcagtaactgtggacatacattacattactgatcctgagttacatcctgtattataccccagagctgcactcactattctgctggtgcagtcactgtgtacatatattacattactgatcctgagttacatcctgtattataccccagagctgcgctcactattctgctggtgcagtaactgtggacatacattacattacttacagtaaataagtatttgatcccttgctgattttgtaagtttgcccactgacaaagacatgaatagtctatatttttaagggtaggttaattctaacatttagagatagaatatcaaaaataaaatccagaaaattgcgTCATATAAATgacatacatttatttgcattttgcaatgagaaataagtatgtgatcccctacgaaccattaagagttctggctcctacagaccagttagacgctcctaatcaactcgttacctgcgttAGAGACAGCTGtcctacatagtcacctttataaaagattcctgtccacagactcaattaatcagtcagactctaaggctgcgtgtccacgatcaggatggccggcggtatcgtcggagcggcaaacccgctctgcggtaagccctgccccctttctgggacgcgatgatcccggatgtgttcatagcacacatccgggatcatcgctccccaccatagggccctgtgctatatctggcggcgacgcagcgtcgccgcaagatatacggacatgctgcgatctgaaaagacgcgcagcatgtccagagtcgcagggccgccgcgtgcgtgttaccacgcatagtggagacgggatttcattaaatcccctccactatgctgtaacatctggacgctgcgtgtttgacgctgcgtccctatgcagcgtcaaacacgcagcgtttactgcacatgGACAcattaccctaaggctatgtgcacgcatAGGATGATCCACTGCAGGTTTTTctccagcggatttgataaatctgcagggcaaaaacgctgcgtttttgctgcagatttatcatggatttactgcggtttttctgcgtttttcactgcggttttctataggggcAGTTATAAAACttctgcggaaaacgcagaaagaagtgacatgctgtggattgtaaaccgctgcatttctgcacgtttttttccgcagcatgtgcactgcatttttggtttcccataagtttacattgaactcatgggaaactactgcggacccggagctgcggaaacactgcggatccacagcaaaatccgcaccgtgtgcacataccctaaactctacaacatgggcaagaccaaagagctttataagaatgtcagggacaagatcatagacctgcacaaagctgtaatgggccaaaaccataagtaagacactgggtgagaaggagacaactgttggtgcaaaagGAACAAAATGGAAGAAATAGAAAATGACCGTCAATCGACGTcggtctggggcaccatgcaaaatctcacctcgtggggtatccttaatcatgaggaaggcgattgatcagcctaaaactacagagggaaacttgttaatgatctcaagacagctgggaccacagtcatcaagaaaaccattggtaacacattactccataaaggtttaaaattctgcagtgcccgcaaggtccccctgctcaagaaggcacatgtgcagcccatctgaagtttacccatgaacatctggatgattctgtgagtgattgggagaagatgctgtggtcagatgagacaaaaattgatgtctttggcattaactcaactcaccatgtttggaggaagagaaatgctgtctatgacccaaagaacaccatccctactgtcaagcatggaggtagaaacattatgtttttggggtgtttctctgctaagggcacaggactacttcactgcatcaatgggagaatggatggagccatgtaccgtaaaatcctgagtgacaacttccttccctccgccaggacattaaagaagagtcgtggctgggtcttccagcaagacaatgacccaaaacatacagccaaggcaacaaaggagcagctcaaaaagaagcacattaagatcttggagtggcctagccagtctccagacattaatcccatagaaaacttatggagggagttgaagctccgatttGCCAAGTGaccgcctcaaaatcttaatgatttacagtagagatgatctgcaatgaggagtggagcaaaattcctcctgacatgtgcgcaaacctcatcatcgactacaaaaaacgtctgactgctgtgcttgccaacaagggttttaccaccaagtattaagtcttgtttgccagagggagcaaatacttatttctcactgcaaaatgcaaataaatttatataatttatacaatgtgattttctggattttatttttgatattctatctctcaaggttaaaattaacctacctttaaaattataaactgttcatgtcttcgtcagtgggcaaacatacaaaatcagcaaaggatcaaatacgtatttcccccactgtatcccTTCGAAGCTTTGGCCTGAGGAGACCAAGAGAAACACTGTGAGATGGGGCTCGTAGGAGGAAGATACTGTGTATTCTCTGAGCTCATGACGTCCCTAACATGCGTCCCCATATTGGCTTTCTTACATTTCAATAAACCTTCATATTGTACGAGGGTCAGAGCATGAAAGAACTGGGGGGCGGCCCTATAAGAAATGTAATATATGTGCACAATGCGCTTGGatggtgtcatgatccgttccggagtttagtcctgtctgctttttctctgggcggattatgtcaagg
This window contains:
- the HHLA1 gene encoding HERV-H LTR-associating protein 1, giving the protein MASGPSAMEAKQREKRLAVLGTTEIPAASVDLSQFNFTDLVNGMLSMALKGTKKFFSFLSVTSHSSFAFHKVSILIYNISNLKYVDYHKFPMRYCYCLNNRTNDLADYTLLLLDIIGNSSSSLKELFKSTSIVSVSQSNESDCIYFCVMTGRTGRNLSDLWDLTQKPPVVNLTFPQNNSSTLDLESILPNLISSAENTEFIKNIPSELWTRKRIHPASTMEDVLLIHSGTGNHESLKG